A window of the Ipomoea triloba cultivar NCNSP0323 chromosome 14, ASM357664v1 genome harbors these coding sequences:
- the LOC116003820 gene encoding UDP-glycosyltransferase 87A2-like, whose protein sequence is MEGDAQPKCHVVAVPYPGRGHVNPMMNLCKLIAVHRPDTLFTFILTEEWYGFISGDPKPENLRFATVPNVVPSEIGRAKDFAAFFRATQTELEAPVEALLDRLDDRPEPNVIIHDTYLPWVVAVGNRRNIPVASLFTMSAATFSVFLHWDLLVQNGHSHYPNVSERVNYIPGIPSIQVPDLPTPIHGKGKELVDDVLKVLSLVPKAQYLLFTSVYELEAPAIDAIKQSLSSLPIHTIGPAIPYFNPIDDGKPPFVLADKESDSIIKWLDSQPESSVIYISQGSFLSVSSSQQDEIVAGVHASGVRFLWVTRGEESQFRRENNNGSGCLVVRWCNQFEVLRHRAVGGFWSHCGWNSTKEAAFAGVPVLTFPIFWDQTTNSKIIVEDWKIGVKVQRGDGGLVGRGEIGELLKRFMDLENAEMKEMRRRAKVVQQICHTSMEKSGSSYVNIDAFINEIS, encoded by the exons ATGGAAGGCGACGCCCAACCGAAATGCCACGTGGTGGCGGTGCCGTATCCCGGGCGAGGCCACGTCAACCCAATGATGAATCTCTGCAAGCTCATCGCCGTCCACCGCCCCGACACACTCTTCACTTTCATTCTCACTGAAGAATGGTACGGCTTCATCTCCGGCGACCCCAAGCCGGAGAATCTGAGATTCGCCACCGTCCCCAACGTAGTCCCTTCCGAAATTGGGCGGGCGAAGGACTTCGCGGCCTTCTTCAGGGCCACGCAGACCGAGCTGGAGGCGCCCGTGGAGGCGCTGCTGGATAGGCTCGACGACCGGCCTGAGCCCAATGTGATTATACACGACACGTACTTGCCGTGGGTGGTGGCGGTCGGGAATCGGAGGAATATTCCGGTGGCGTCGCTTTTCACGATGTCGGCGGCCACTTTTTCGGTTTTTCTTCACTGGGATCTCCTGGTTCAGAACGGCCACTCTCATTATCCCAACGTTTCAG AGCGAGTTAACTATATTCCCGGAATACCATCCATTCAAGTGCCAGATCTTCCCACTCCGATCCATGGCAAAGGCAAGGAATTGGTTGATGATGTTTTGAAGGTTTTATCATTGGTGCCCAAAGCACAATACCTTTTATTCACTTCAGTTTATGAGCTCGAAGCTCCCGCCATTGATGCTATAAAGCAAAGCTTGTCGTCTCTCCCCATCCACACAATCGGTCCTGCAATTCCCTACTTCAACCCCATAGACGATGGCAAACCCCCTTTTGTTCTTGCAGATAAAGAATCAGATTCCATAATCAAATGGCTGGATTCCCAGCCGGAAAGCTCTGTCATTTACATTTCACAGGGAAGCTTTCTTTCTGTCTCGAGTTCTCAGCAGGACGAAATCGTCGCCGGTGTGCACGCTAGTGGCGTTCGGTTTTTGTGGGTGACACGGGGCGAAGAATCTCAGTTTCGGAGGGAAAATAATAATGGCAGCGGGTGTTTGGTTGTGCGGTGGTGCAACCAGTTTGAGGTGTTGCGCCACCGTGCGGTGGGCGGGTTTTGGTCGCACTGTGGGTGGAACTCGACGAAAGAGGCGGCGTTCGCAGGCGTGCCTGTGCTCACGTTTCCCATATTCTGGGATCAGACCACCAACAGTAAGATTATCGTGGAGGACTGGAAGATCGGGGTGAAGGTGCAGAGAGGGGATGGAGGTTTGGTGGGAAGGGGAGAGATTGGTGAGCTGTTGAAGAGATTCATGGATTTGGAGAATGCAGAGATGAAGGAGATGAGGAGAAGAGCAAAAGTGGTGCAACAAATATGTCACACTTCTATGGAGAAAAgtggttcttcctatgtaaATATTGATGCTTTCATCAATGAAATTTCATAG
- the LOC116004429 gene encoding mitoferrin-like isoform X1, producing MATEKFQQPELIPPDFHPEIVVSAAHDGLQFWQFMVAGSIAGMVEHMAMFPVDTVKTQMQALGSCPIKSVGVRQALQSILRSEGVSGLYRGIGAMGLGAGPAHAVYFSVYEFCKETFSGGNPNNSAAHAAAGVCATVASDAVFTPMDMVKQRLQLTSSPYKGVMDCMRVVFREEGIRAFYASYKTTVLMNAPYTAVHFATYEAAKRGLLEVSPESASDERLIVHATAGAAAGTSAALFTTPLDVVKTQLQCQGVCGCDRFRSSSIRDVLKTIVKKDGYSGLMRGWIPRMLFHAPAAAICWSTYEAAKSFFQELNTDSSNNIT from the exons ATGGCGACCGAGAAGTTTCAGCAGCCGGAGCTCATTCCGCCGGATTTTCACCCGGAGATCGTCGTCTCGGCGGCGCACGACGGGCTGCAGTTCTGGCAGTTCATGGTGGCGGGTTCAATCGCCGGCATGGTGGAGCACATGGCCATGTTCCCCGTGGACACCGTCAAGACCCAAATGCAAGCCCTAGGGTCTTGCCCGATCAAATCCGTCGGCGTTCGCCAGGCCCTCCAGTCCATCCTCAGATCCGAGGGCGTTTCCGGGCTTTACCGCGGGATTGGGGCCATGGGCCTCGGAGCGGGCCCGGCCCACGCGGTATACTTCTCCGTTTACGAATTCTGTAAGGAAACATTTTCCGGCGGGAACCCTAATAACTCCGCCGCCCACGCGGCGGCGGGCGTGTGCGCCACAGTCGCCAGCGACGCCGTGTTCACGCCCATGGATATGGTGAAGCAGCGCCTCCAGCTCACCAGCAGTCCGTACAAGGGCGTGATGGATTGTATGCGGGTAGTGTTCAgagaggagggaattagggctTTTTATGCGTCGTATAAGACCACGGTGCTTATGAATGCACCGTACACGGCCGTGCATTTCGCCACATATGAGGCGGCGAAGAGAGGTTTATTAGAGGTTTCGCCCGAGAGCGCAAGCGATGAACGGTTGATAGTTCATGCTACTGCCGGAGCAGCTGCCGGGACCTCGGCCGCCTTGTTTACAACCCCTCTTGATGTGGTTAAGACCCAATTACAGTGTcag GGTGTATGTGGATGTGACAGATTTAGAAGTAGTTCGATTAGGGATGTGCTCAAAACAATAGTAAAGAAAGATGGTTATAGTGGTCTCATGAGGGGTTGGATTCCGAGGATGCTCTTCCACGCTCCTGCTGCTGCAATTTGCTGGTCTACATATGAAGCCGCTAAATCCTTCTTTCAAGAATTGAACACCGATAGCAGTAATAACATCACCTAA
- the LOC116004429 gene encoding mitoferrin-like isoform X2, with the protein MATEKFQQPELIPPDFHPEIVVSAAHDGLQFWQFMVAGSIAGMVEHMAMFPVDTVKTQMQALGSCPIKSVGVRQALQSILRSEGVSGLYRGIGAMGLGAGPAHAVYFSVYEFCKETFSGGNPNNSAAHAAAGVCATVASDAVFTPMDMVKQRLQLTSSPYKGVMDCMRVVFREEGIRAFYASYKTTVLMNAPYTAVHFATYEAAKRGLLEVSPESASDERLIVHATAGAAAGTSAALFTTPLDVVKTQLQCQGVCGCDRFRSSSIRDVLKTIVKKDGYSGLMRGWIPRMLFHAPAAAICWSTYEAAKSFFQELNTDSSNNIT; encoded by the exons ATGGCGACCGAGAAGTTTCAGCAGCCGGAGCTCATTCCGCCGGATTTTCACCCGGAGATCGTCGTCTCGGCGGCGCACGACGGGCTGCAGTTCTGGCAGTTCATGGTGGCGGGTTCAATCGCCGGCATGGTGGAGCACATGGCCATGTTCCCCGTGGACACCGTCAAGACCCAAATGCAAGCCCTAGGGTCTTGCCCGATCAAATCCGTCGGCGTTCGCCAGGCCCTCCAGTCCATCCTCAGATCCGAGGGCGTTTCCGGGCTTTACCGCGGGATTGGGGCCATGGGCCTCGGAGCGGGCCCGGCCCACGCGGTATACTTCTCCGTTTACGAATTCTGTAAGGAAACATTTTCCGGCGGGAACCCTAATAACTCCGCCGCCCACGCGGCGGCGGGCGTGTGCGCCACAGTCGCCAGCGACGCCGTGTTCACGCCCATGGATATGGTGAAGCAGCGCCTCCAGCTCACCAGCAGTCCGTACAAGGGCGTGATGGATTGTATGCGGGTAGTGTTCAgagaggagggaattagggctTTTTATGCGTCGTATAAGACCACGGTGCTTATGAATGCACCGTACACGGCCGTGCATTTCGCCACATATGAGGCGGCGAAGAGAGGTTTATTAGAGGTTTCGCCCGAGAGCGCAAGCGATGAACGGTTGATAGTTCATGCTACTGCCGGAGCAGCTGCCGGGACCTCGGCCGCCTTGTTTACAACCCCTCTTGATGTGGTTAAGACCCAATTACAGTGTcag GGTGTATGTGGATGTGACAGATTTAGAAGTAGTTCGATTAGGGATGTGCTCAAAACAATAGTAAAGAAAGATG GTTATAGTGGTCTCATGAGGGGTTGGATTCCGAGGATGCTCTTCCACGCTCCTGCTGCTGCAATTTGCTGGTCTACATATGAAGCCGCTAAATCCTTCTTTCAAGAATTGAACACCGATAGCAGTAATAACATCACCTAA
- the LOC116004432 gene encoding probable protein phosphatase 2C 26, with the protein MGSDGLFDNVFDHEIVSVVAAQQDASNAAKALADLAQSHSLDPNFDSPYSQEARARGFDVPWWKKILQMKLTGGKLDDITVIVGQVKG; encoded by the exons ATGGGTTCAGATGGGCTGTTTGACAATGTTTTTGACCATGAGATTGTTTCAGTGGTGGCTGCACAACAGGATGCATCCAATGCTG CAAAGGCATTGGCTGATCTGGCTCAAAGTCATTCGCTGGATCCCAACTTCGACTCCCCATATTCACAGGAGGCGAGGGCAAGAGGGTTCGATGTCCCTTGGTGGAAGAAAATCCTACAAATGAAGTTAACCGGTGGAAAGCTTGACGACATCACTGTTATTGTTGGACAAGTGAAAGGCTGA
- the LOC116004430 gene encoding probable protein phosphatase 2C 26 isoform X1: MAASIFRLTLSNSPFNSRAIVESPKLNPHSISFRRSRRRILCCAPPDSGAGGDGAGVSLSVGSYAIPHPNKVEKGGEDAFLVSSYNGGVIAVADGVSGWAEQNVNPALFSQELMANAFFFLEHEEVNFDPCILIKKAHAATSSIGSATAIVAMLERSGILKIANVGDCGVKVIRKGQMIFSSSPQEHYFDCPYQLSSEAVGQTYLDATVSRVEVQEGDTIVMGSDGLFDNVFDHEIVSVVAAQQDASNAAKALADLAQSHSLDPNFDSPYSQEARARGFDVPWWKKILQMKLTGGKLDDITVIVGQVKG; the protein is encoded by the exons ATGGCAGCTTCAATTTTCAGGCTTACCCTTTCCAATTCACCATTTAATTCCCGCGCAATTGTTGAATCCCCAAAGCTGAATCCGCATTCAATCTCATTCCGGCGGAGCCGCCGGAGAATACTCTGCTGCGCGCCACCAGATTCCGGCGCCGGCGGCGACGGAGCAGGAGTATCACTTAGCGTTGGAAGTTACGCAATTCCGCACCCTAACAAG GTTGAGAAAGGCGGGGAAGATGCTTTCCTTGTGAGTAGCTATAACGGGGGTGTTATTGCTGTTGCCGATGGTGTTTCCGG TTGGGCAGAACAGAATGTTAATCCTGCATTGTTCTCTCAGGAATTGATGGCCAATgcatttttctttcttgagcATGAGGAG GTCAATTTTGATCCATGCATTCTTATAAAGAAAGCCCATGCTGCTACCTCCTCCATTGGATCAGCCACAGC AATTGTAGCAATGCTGGAGAGGAGTGGGATTTTGAAGATTGCCAATGTTGGGGATTGTGGAGTAAAGGTTATACGCAAAG GTCAAATGATTTTTTCCTCGTCCCCACAAGAGCATTATTTTGACTGCCCATACCAGCTGAGCTCAGAGGCTGTTGGCCAAACATACCTTGATGCCACT GTTAGCAGAGTAGAGGTGCAAGAGGGAGACACAATTGTAATGGGTTCAGATGGGCTGTTTGACAATGTTTTTGACCATGAGATTGTTTCAGTGGTGGCTGCACAACAGGATGCATCCAATGCTG CAAAGGCATTGGCTGATCTGGCTCAAAGTCATTCGCTGGATCCCAACTTCGACTCCCCATATTCACAGGAGGCGAGGGCAAGAGGGTTCGATGTCCCTTGGTGGAAGAAAATCCTACAAATGAAGTTAACCGGTGGAAAGCTTGACGACATCACTGTTATTGTTGGACAAGTGAAAGGCTGA
- the LOC116004430 gene encoding probable protein phosphatase 2C 26 isoform X2, translating to MAASIFRLTLSNSPFNSRAIVESPKLNPHSISFRRSRRRILCCAPPDSGAGGDGAGVSLSVGSYAIPHPNKVEKGGEDAFLVSSYNGGVIAVADGVSGWAEQNVNPALFSQELMANAFFFLEHEEVNFDPCILIKKAHAATSSIGSATAIVAMLERSGILKIANVGDCGVKVIRKGQMIFSSSPQEHYFDCPYQLSSEAVGQTYLDATVSRVEVQEGDTIVMGSDGLFDNVFDHEIVSVVAAQQDASNAGIG from the exons ATGGCAGCTTCAATTTTCAGGCTTACCCTTTCCAATTCACCATTTAATTCCCGCGCAATTGTTGAATCCCCAAAGCTGAATCCGCATTCAATCTCATTCCGGCGGAGCCGCCGGAGAATACTCTGCTGCGCGCCACCAGATTCCGGCGCCGGCGGCGACGGAGCAGGAGTATCACTTAGCGTTGGAAGTTACGCAATTCCGCACCCTAACAAG GTTGAGAAAGGCGGGGAAGATGCTTTCCTTGTGAGTAGCTATAACGGGGGTGTTATTGCTGTTGCCGATGGTGTTTCCGG TTGGGCAGAACAGAATGTTAATCCTGCATTGTTCTCTCAGGAATTGATGGCCAATgcatttttctttcttgagcATGAGGAG GTCAATTTTGATCCATGCATTCTTATAAAGAAAGCCCATGCTGCTACCTCCTCCATTGGATCAGCCACAGC AATTGTAGCAATGCTGGAGAGGAGTGGGATTTTGAAGATTGCCAATGTTGGGGATTGTGGAGTAAAGGTTATACGCAAAG GTCAAATGATTTTTTCCTCGTCCCCACAAGAGCATTATTTTGACTGCCCATACCAGCTGAGCTCAGAGGCTGTTGGCCAAACATACCTTGATGCCACT GTTAGCAGAGTAGAGGTGCAAGAGGGAGACACAATTGTAATGGGTTCAGATGGGCTGTTTGACAATGTTTTTGACCATGAGATTGTTTCAGTGGTGGCTGCACAACAGGATGCATCCAATGCTG GCATTGGCTGA
- the LOC116004169 gene encoding uncharacterized protein LOC116004169 — protein MNAVSNSPPEFNQVNAGESDSDTNSDESPEYYQPISSADGDDEDEEFSDQHSNLGDGDRDPSGSSFNRLPNGYARCVENGVSCLDLSDEDDEEEEEEERIRAASDSAIRRAFRDDDSRRSAPLTPENTMRVMEAMRGVSFGGVAPDWAGRVPESQWIQQLRTIRQSSATTTSAMHD, from the exons ATGAACGCGGTGTCGAACTCTCCGCCGGAATTCAACCAAG TGAACGCCGGAGAAAGCGATTCGGATACGAACTCTGACGAATCGCCGGAATACTATCAGCCAATCTCCTCGGCCGACGGAGATGACGAGGACGAAGAATTCTCCGATCAACATTCAAATCTCGGTGACGGAGATCGAGATCCGTCCGGTAGCAGTTTCAATCGCTTGCCGAACGGCTACGCGCGCTGTGTTGAGAACGGAGTGTCGTGTCTGGATCTGAGCgatgaggatgatgaagaggaagaagaggaggagagGATCCGAGCTGCTTCTGATTCAGCTATCCGGAGAGCGTTCAGAGACGACGATAGCCGCCGCAGTGCTCCGTTGACGCCGGAGAACACGATGAGAGTGATGGAGGCCATGCGCGGTGTCTCGTTCGGCGGCGTAGCTCCGGACTGGGCGGGTCGGGTCCCGGAGAGCCAGTGGATCCAACAGCTTCGAACAATAAGGCAATCCTCTGCCACTACTACTTCTGCAATGCATGATTGA
- the LOC116005142 gene encoding uncharacterized protein LOC116005142, translated as MGNSLRCCLACVLPCGALDLIRIVHLNGHVEEITHPITAGEVLKNNPNHVLSKPSSQGMVRRILILSPESELKRGSIYFLIPAPSVPAEKKRRKKISSATTKTAKSRHVTATSMAAVAGDRCVTAAEKKSSSSSRRDRRSCKAGEWRPHLESIFED; from the coding sequence ATGGGCAACAGTCTAAGGTGCTGTTTGGCTTGTGTTCTTCCTTGTGGAGCTCTAGACTTGATCCGAATAGTACACCTGAACGGGCACGTGGAAGAGATAACGCACCCAATCACCGCCGGCGAGGTGCTCAAGAACAACCCAAATCACGTTCTCAGTAAGCCCAGCTCTCAGGGCATGGTTCGCCGGATTCTCATCCTCTCGCCGGAGTCCGAGCTCAAGAGAGGCAGCATATACTTCCTGATTCCGGCGCCCTCCGTCCCGGCGGAGAAGAAGCGGAGGAAGAAGATCAGCTCTGCTACTACCAAAACCGCGAAATCGCGCCACGTAACCGCAACTTCGATGGCGGCCGTCGCCGGCGATCGCTGTGTTACGGCGGCGGAAAAGAAGTCGTCGTCGTCTTCCCGGCGGGATCGCCGGAGCTGTAAGGCCGGGGAATGGAGGCCACACTTAGAAAGTATTTTCGAAgattaa
- the LOC116004099 gene encoding cation/H(+) antiporter 14, producing MAAATTNRITSAGLVPGLHRSEIMVCQSADNLNSRGGSWIGKDLLSYTIPLVFAQLIIIFIITRTIFFLLRPLKQSMITAYLISGIMIGQTVLGRIREFSDLLFPIEGRMVLETLGELGFMLHLFILGVNTDATMVKRAGRNEILIGTSCFVLPYVLGGLVVYTMPHIIFIDEVTQHCLIFISIMSAISSFPVITTLLADLNLLNSEVGRTATTSSMVCDFCSYFASLIMGFLGISKRFTRMGVFLSIAWAVATLTLVVIAVRPVILLIGRRIPENGSMRETQFLAIVVLALLCGLVAEILGQPAGLGTFILGIAVPDGPPLGSNLVSKLDVFCTGVLLPAKFAVSGMDIDLLLAGTGTTTAIIEFIIVLGYVGKFTGTFIPAVYTGFSVSDATSLSLIMCCKGIIEIAVFITLKENAMITSEALALLLGTMLIVTGTATPLVCYLYDPSMRYLGYRTNSILHSDPHTELRMLVCVHNEEDVPTLMNLLDITCPGRHRPLSVSVLTLTELKGRADALLFSGTSFVRGSNKVNGIGIKPSKNTPADRIANTFHAFRMRHHGAAAVEIFTSVAPYASMHDDICTISLEKGANIVIVPYHKRVSFNGDLAANVPAIRMVNQNVLQKAPCSVGVLVDRGKVAENQAIRLGVTLLRVTMLFFGGPDDREALAYCSRMADHTHASLTLVWVRKTADKYPSNLDDHEKDIDAELVHKFRSTHAGNDRISFKEEFATDAVDTTRVLRALKGHCELCILGRYHDPKSELILGITEWTECPELGVIGDMLATTDFKFSVLVVQQLPQGTAMEHCHTFEPMGSSSRHSQSSEVSKQYSARSYIEPLKL from the exons ATGGCGGCGGCGACGACGAATAGGATTACTTCGGCGGGACTAGTCCCCGGGCTCCACCGCAGCGAAATCATGGTGTGCCAATCCGCAGATAATTTAAACTCCCGGGGCGGCTCATGGATCGGCAAGGATCTCCTCTCCTACACCATTCCGCTGGTTTTCGCCCAGttgatcatcatcttcatcattacCAGAACCATTTTCTTCCTCCTCAGGCCTCTTAAACAAAGTATGATCACTGCATACCTTATT AGCGGGATAATGATCGGACAGACGGTGTTAGGTCGCATCAGAGAATTCTCGGACCTGCTATTCCCGATAGAAGGAAGAATGGTTCTAGAAACACTCGGCGAATTAGGGTTCATGTTACACCTTTTCATATTGGGCGTGAACACGGACGCGACGATGGTGAAACGCGCCGGACGAAACGAGATTCTGATCGGAACGTCGTGTTTCGTGCTGCCGTACGTGCTAGGCGGGCTCGTGGTGTACACGATGCCGCACATCATCTTCATCGACGAGGTCACCCAACACTGCCTCATTTTCATATCCATCATGAGCGCCATCTCGTCGTTTCCGGTGATAACCACTTTATTGGCCGACCTTAATCTCCTCAACTCCGAGGTGGGCCGCACGGCCACGACGTCGTCTATGGTCTGCGATTTTTGCAGCTATTTCGCGTCGCTAATTATGGGATTTCTCGGCATTTCTAAAAGGTTCACTCGAATGGGGGTGTTTTTGTCGATTGCGTGGGCCGTGGCGACCCTCACTTTAGTCGTGATCGCCGTCCGACCGGTGATACTTCTCATCGGGCGGCGAATACCGGAGAATGGGTCGATGAGGGAGACGCAATTTTTGGCGATTGTGGTGCTCGCGTTGTTATGCGGGTTAGTGGCGGAGATTCTAGGGCAGCCGGCGGGGCTAGGGACGTTTATATTGGGGATCGCGGTGCCGGATGGGCCGCCGTTGGGGTCGAATTTGGTGTCCAAGCTTGACGTGTTTTGTACTGGAGTTTTACTTCCGGCGAAGTTTGCGGTCAGTGGGATGGATATAGACTTGTTATTGGCAGGGACTGGGACCACGACGGCCATCATTGAGTTCATCATCGTCTTGGGTTACGTAGGGAAATTCACCGGCACTTTTATTCCGGCTGTTTACACCGGATTTTCAGTCTCCGATGCCACCTCTCTTTCCCTCATCATGTGCTGCAAGGGTATCATCGAAATCGCCGTCTTTATCACCTTGAAGGAAAATGCT ATGATAACTTCTGAAGCACTCGCCCTGCTACTAGGAACGATGTTGATAGTGACTGGAACCGCGACGCCGCTGGTCTGCTACCTCTACGATCCATCGATGAGATATTTAGGTTACAGAACGAACTCCATTCTCCACTCCGATCCCCACACGGAACTCCGCATGTTGGTGTGTGTTCACAACGAAGAGGATGTCCCAACCCTCATGAATCTCCTCGACATTACCTGTCCGGGCCGCCACCGCCCACTCTCCGTCTCGGTCCTCACCCTGACGGAGCTAAAGGGGCGAGCCGACGCGCTATTGTTTTCCGGGACGAGTTTCGTGCGCGGGAGTAATAAAGTGAACGGCATCGGGATAAAGCCGTCGAAGAACACTCCAGCGGACCGGATCGCCAACACTTTTCACGCTTTCCGGATGCGCCACCATGGCGCCGCGGCGGTGGAGATCTTCACGTCGGTGGCGCCGTACGCGAGTATGCATGACGACATCTGCACTATCTCGCTCGAGAAGGGCGCTAACATCGTGATCGTGCCGTACCACAAGCGCGTGTCGTTCAACGGCGACTTAGCCGCGAATGTGCCAGCGATTAGAATGGTTAACCAGAACGTGCTCCAGAAGGCGCCCTGCTCGGTCGGCGTTTTGGTGGACCGCGGAAAAGTCGCCGAAAATCAAGCGATTCGGTTAGGTGTCACTTTGCTACGTGTCACCATGCTGTTCTTCGGTGGCCCCGACGACCGCGAGGCCCTCGCGTACTGCTCACGCATGGCGGACCACACCCACGCCAGCCTCACGCTCGTGTGGGTCCGGAAAACCGCCGACAAGTACCCCAGCAACCTTGACGACCACGAAAAAGACATAGACGCCGAGCTGGTACACAAATTCCGGTCAACCCACGCCGGAAACGATCGGATCTCATTCAAAGAAGAGTTCGCGACGGACGCCGTGGACACAACCCGAGTTCTTCGCGCTCTGAAAGGCCATTGCGAGCTCTGCATTCTAGGCAGATATCACGACCCCAAATCGGAGCTAATCTTGGGGATCACTGAGTGGACCGAGTGCCCGGAACTCGGGGTCATCGGAGATATGTTAGCAACGACGGATTTCAAGTTTTCGGTGCTGGTGGTGCAGCAACTGCCGCAAGGGACGGCGATGGAGCACTGCCATACATTTGAGCCTATGGGGAGTAGTAGTAGGCATAGTCAAAGTAGCGAAGTTTCCAAACAATATAGCGCTAGGAGCTATATAGAACCTTTGAAACTTTAA